The stretch of DNA CTCGGCCCGGAGCCAGACGATATTTTAGAAGAGATGGACACCTACGGCGAGGAAATCGGCTTTCCGACCGTCGGCCCCGAGGTCGGCGGCTGGCTTCAGCTGCTCGCCACGATGGTCGATGCAGAGCGCGTTTTCGAGTTCGGTTCGGGCTTTGGCTACTCTGCGTACTGGTTCGCCCGCGCCCTGCCCGCAGACGGCGAACTCGTCCTCACGGAAATCGATGAAGGGGAACTCGACCGCGCCCGCGAATACTTAGAACGCGGCGACATCGCAACCCGCGCGCGCTTCGAACACGGCGACGCCATCGACATCGTGGACGCCTACGACGGCCCGTTCGACGTGGTGCTCATCGACAACGAAAAAGAGCGCTACAAAGACGCCTTCGACGCGGTACGAGAGAAGGTGGCTCCGGGCGGGGTCGTTATCGCTGACAACGCGATGACCTCTGGGGTGCAGGATTTCGACAAACTCCTCGCGTGGGCCGAGGGCGACGACCTTGCAATGGACGCAGGCACACGGGGCATTGCGGAGTACCTTGAGGCGGTGCGGGC from Haladaptatus sp. ZSTT2 encodes:
- a CDS encoding O-methyltransferase, which encodes MTAIDPTKAARFVRALGPEPDDILEEMDTYGEEIGFPTVGPEVGGWLQLLATMVDAERVFEFGSGFGYSAYWFARALPADGELVLTEIDEGELDRAREYLERGDIATRARFEHGDAIDIVDAYDGPFDVVLIDNEKERYKDAFDAVREKVAPGGVVIADNAMTSGVQDFDKLLAWAEGDDLAMDAGTRGIAEYLEAVRADPAFETAVMPVGEGIAVSYRVS